A stretch of the Aegilops tauschii subsp. strangulata cultivar AL8/78 chromosome 4, Aet v6.0, whole genome shotgun sequence genome encodes the following:
- the LOC123493634 gene encoding L10-interacting MYB domain-containing protein-like, which translates to MSKANWSPEMTTIFCNLAAKEKEKGNRPTKFLNPTGYKNVEVGFFQQTGKLYSRLQFKNKWGSLRTLYRDWLILKNTSTGLGWNDETNTVIADDEWWKKAGEENKDILQFRKCGPENLNQMSIMYEKINVTGETSMMPGGEHEVLDLEEDETEEEEVQTTQAKKAKKGPLKIDGSSSKKNPVQRDFKRMVDHLISEDVAMNSHKNSVAAEIEKIMEEVVACGANEASDEYFIAIKLFVKFENRCFFNNMKTSDGKKNWLRRMYEERNRH; encoded by the exons ATGTCAAAAGCAAATTGGAGTCCAGAAATGACCACCATTTTTTGCAATCTCGCTGCtaaggagaaggaaaaggggaatAGGCCTACCAAATTTTTGAACCCTACTGGATACAAGAATGTAGAAGTTGGCTTCTTTCAGCAGACCGGAAAACTTTACAgtaggctgcagttcaaaaatAAATGGGGCAGTTTGAGGACCTTGTATAGGGATTGGCTGATCCTAAAGAATACATCTACTGGACTTGGTTGGAATGATGAAACGAACACCGTGATTGCTGATGACGAATGGTGGAAGAAGGCCGGTGAA GAAAACAAGGACATCTTGCAGTTTCGTAAATGTGGTCCTGAAAATCTGAACCAAATGAGCATCATGTATGAGAAGATCAATGTTACAGGAGAAACTTCTATGATGCCAGGTGGTGAGCATGAAGTGCTTGATCTTGAAGAAGATGAAACCGAGGAGGAAGAAGTGCAGACTACCCAAGCCAAGAAGGCAAAGAAAGGGCCATTGAAGATAGATGGAAGTTCTAGTAAAAAGAATCCTGTTCAAAGGGACTTCAAGCGCATGGTTGACCACTTGATTAGTGAAGATGTCGCGATGAACTCACATAAGAATAGTGTTGCTGCTGAAATTGAAAAGATAATGGAAGAAGTTGTGGCATGTGGAGCCAATGAAGCAAGTGATGAGTACTTCATAGCAATCAAGTTGTTTGTGAAGTTTGAAAATCGTTGTTTCTTTAACAATATGAAGACTAGCGACGGGAAGAAGAATTGGCTTAGGAGGATGTATGAAGAGCGAAATAGGCATTAG